A genomic window from Bacteroidota bacterium includes:
- the rfbC gene encoding dTDP-4-dehydrorhamnose 3,5-epimerase: protein MQVIPTSLSGLFIIQPKVFEDARGYFFESYNKEFYYKQGIKTEFVQDNQSLSQKDVLRGLHFQNPPHAQAKLVRVITGAVLDAAVDIRKNSPTYGKYVAEILSEKNKTMMFIPEGFAHGFLVLEDNTIFSYKCSGVYNTESEDAILWNDAAIGINWGIKNPVLSEKDRIAQQFKDFESKFSYLG from the coding sequence ATGCAGGTGATTCCCACTTCCCTCAGCGGATTGTTCATTATTCAGCCAAAAGTTTTTGAAGATGCGCGCGGATATTTTTTTGAATCCTATAATAAAGAATTTTATTACAAACAGGGAATAAAAACAGAATTTGTTCAGGATAACCAATCGCTTTCGCAGAAAGATGTTTTGCGCGGGCTGCATTTTCAAAATCCTCCGCATGCGCAGGCAAAACTTGTGCGGGTTATCACAGGAGCTGTGCTCGATGCGGCAGTTGACATACGAAAAAACTCTCCCACGTATGGAAAATACGTTGCCGAAATTCTTTCGGAAAAAAATAAAACTATGATGTTTATTCCCGAAGGTTTTGCCCACGGTTTTTTAGTGCTGGAAGACAACACCATTTTTTCGTATAAGTGTTCAGGAGTTTATAATACAGAATCGGAAGATGCAATTTTATGGAATGATGCTGCGATTGGAATAAACTGGGGAATAAAAAATCCCGTCCTTTCGGAAAAAGACAGGATTGCACAACAATTCAAAGATTTTGAAAGCAAATTTTCTTACTTGGGCTGA